From one Populus alba chromosome 17, ASM523922v2, whole genome shotgun sequence genomic stretch:
- the LOC118031787 gene encoding uncharacterized protein, with protein sequence MESASGFSTKDLNEIKHLHNGGIGLNSDIILVIKLPDSRVMRVVSRSLFFVMIILALPFMGSILRELNSSYLDVSGSASIDLEFFVLLLQDLAKEGLIKKGDKALIVFSGVGAVVDSSRFLNVNGIDFVSESDLEEESLFPNATFDFALTLHIKDAKFLDRIVKVGGILVAQLSNDPSNAFQKMSNYRVVYLRRYDSTIVAMRKTSLVNQTVSSLAKRRTLQLALDAKKEALQGLEDILLEPPRKTREKSRMYLRGFKYLPDLLGDSLEDFSRRFFIDAGSQEEENGAMLWFNENYPTRNQDFEFHSINMLSEGVPGRVASPADVSNWLMKNVREDEFVVMKAEAEVAEEMMKRKTIGLVDELFLECNNQWQKGQRKKSRRAYWECVALYGRLRDEGVAVHQWWD encoded by the coding sequence ATGGAATCAGCCAGTGGGTTTTCTACCAAGGATCTAAATGAGATCAAGCATTTGCACAATGGAGGGATTGGCTTAAATTCAGATATCATTTTGGTGATTAAGCTTCCTGATTCCCGAGTAATGCGTGTTGTGTCTCGCTCGTTGTTTTTCGTTATGATTATTCTTGCATTGCCATTTATGGGGTCCATTTTAAGGGAACTGAATTCAAGTTATCTTGACGTCTCTGGCTCTGCTTCAATTGATCTTGAATTCTTCGTTTTGTTGTTGCAAGATTTGGCCAAGGAGGGCCTTATCAAGAAGGGCGATAAAGCTCTCATTGTTTTCTCCGGCGTCGGGGCTGTAGTTGATAGTTCAAGATTCTTGAATGTCAATGGTATTGATTTCGTATCAGAATCTGATTTGGAGGAAGAAAGCTTGTTCCCGAATGCAACATTTGATTTTGCGTTGACATTGCACATTAAAGATGCAAAGTTTTTAGATCGCATTGTGAAAGTTGGAGGCATTCTGGTTGCTCAATTGAGCAATGACCCTTCAAATGCTTTCCAAAAGATGTCAAATTATAGAGTTGTGTATCTTCGGCGATATGACTCAACCATCGTGGCAATGAGGAAAACGAGTTTGGTGAATCAGACAGTGAGTTCTTTGGCAAAGAGGCGGACTTTGCAGCTAGCATTAGATGCTAAGAAAGAAGCATTGCAAGGCTTGGAAGATATTCTGCTTGAGCCACCACGAAAGACTCGGGAAAAATCTAGAATGTACTTGAGGGGATTCAAATATCTTCCTGACTTGCTGGGAGATTCTTTAGAAGATTTCTCGCGTCGATTTTTCATTGATGCGGGCTCACAGGAGGAGGAGAATGGTGCAATGCTATGGTTTAATGAAAACTATCCAACTAGAAATCAAGACTTCGAGTTTCACAGCATAAACATGTTGTCCGAGGGAGTACCTGGGAGGGTGGCATCACCCGCAGATGTTTCAAATTGGTTGATGAAGAATGTGAGGGAAGATGAGTTCGTTGTGATGAAAGCAGAAGCAGAAGTAGCAGAGGAGATGATGAAGAGGAAGACAATTGGTCTGGTGGATGAATTGTTTCTAGAGTGCAACAACCAATGGCAGAAAGGGCAAAGGAAGAAGAGCAGGAGGGCTTATTGGGAATGTGTAGCACTGTATGGAAGACTGAGAGACGAGGGAGTTGCTGTGCATCAATGGTGGGATTGA